The following coding sequences lie in one Pontibacter sp. G13 genomic window:
- the thrS gene encoding threonine--tRNA ligase encodes MINIQLPDGSQRQFEPGVTGEAIARDISEGLARNALAIKVNGEVRDLNRTIDTDATVEILTWRDQDGKETLWHSSAHILAEALEALYPGIQLGFGPPIENGFYYDIDFGDYEFGAHDFAKVEKKFLELAKTGETFERQQISKADALAHYQQIGNEYKQELIDGLEDGNITFYHSGNFTDLCKGPHIPTSKVIKAVKLLNTAGAYWRGNENNKQLTRIYAISFPKKKELTDYLEMLEEAKKRDHRKIGKELDLFTFSDKVGMGLPLWMPKGTRLRETLVDFLKKVQEKEGYHQVVTPHIGKKDLYVTSGHYEKYGADSFQPILTPHEGEEFLLKPMNCPHHCEIYKARPHSYRDLPLRIAEFGTVYRYEQSGELHGLTRVRGFTQDDAHIFCRPDQVKDEFKKVIDIVLYIFRVLDFKDFKAQISLRDPDNPGKYFGSPEQWDLAEQAITEAAQEKGLETVTEYGEAAFYGPKLDFMVRDALRREWQLGTIQLDYQLPDRFELEYVGSDNEKHRPVMIHRAPFGSLERFVAVLIEHTAGDFPLWLAPSQAIILPIAEVFNDHCYALQERLQAAGIRVEVDGRNEKVGRKIRDAELNKYPYMLIVGENEMAEGAVSVRKRKEGDLGVMKEADYIEHFQTTIAEQLA; translated from the coding sequence ATGATCAACATCCAGCTTCCCGACGGATCCCAGCGCCAATTTGAGCCCGGGGTGACCGGAGAAGCCATCGCCCGGGACATTTCCGAAGGACTTGCCCGAAACGCCTTAGCAATCAAAGTAAACGGAGAGGTGAGAGACCTCAACCGAACGATTGATACCGATGCGACGGTTGAGATCCTGACGTGGCGAGATCAAGATGGCAAGGAGACGCTTTGGCACTCTTCTGCACACATCTTGGCGGAAGCTCTGGAAGCGCTCTACCCGGGCATCCAGTTGGGCTTCGGTCCTCCCATCGAAAATGGATTCTACTACGATATCGACTTCGGCGACTACGAATTCGGTGCGCACGACTTTGCCAAGGTCGAGAAGAAATTCCTCGAACTGGCCAAAACGGGAGAGACTTTTGAGCGCCAACAAATCTCCAAGGCTGATGCGTTGGCCCATTACCAGCAGATCGGAAACGAGTACAAGCAGGAACTCATCGACGGACTGGAAGACGGAAACATCACCTTCTATCACAGCGGCAACTTCACCGATCTGTGTAAGGGACCTCACATCCCTACCTCCAAAGTGATCAAAGCTGTCAAGCTTCTCAATACCGCTGGTGCATACTGGCGAGGCAATGAGAACAACAAACAGCTGACGCGGATTTACGCCATTTCTTTCCCTAAGAAGAAAGAACTGACCGATTATCTGGAGATGCTGGAGGAAGCCAAGAAGCGCGACCACCGCAAAATCGGCAAGGAGCTAGACCTCTTCACCTTCTCTGACAAGGTGGGGATGGGATTGCCACTGTGGATGCCCAAGGGAACTCGCCTACGTGAAACCTTGGTGGATTTCCTCAAAAAAGTACAGGAAAAAGAAGGCTACCATCAGGTCGTTACCCCGCATATCGGGAAAAAAGATCTGTACGTAACATCTGGCCACTACGAAAAATATGGAGCAGACTCCTTCCAGCCGATCCTCACTCCTCATGAAGGAGAGGAATTTTTGCTGAAGCCGATGAACTGCCCACACCACTGTGAGATCTACAAAGCTCGTCCGCATTCCTACCGCGATCTGCCATTGCGGATTGCTGAATTCGGCACAGTTTACCGATATGAGCAGAGTGGCGAACTTCATGGATTGACCCGAGTGAGAGGGTTTACCCAAGATGACGCCCACATTTTCTGCCGTCCGGATCAGGTGAAGGACGAATTCAAGAAGGTGATCGACATCGTTCTCTACATCTTCAGAGTTTTGGACTTCAAGGATTTCAAGGCACAGATCTCTCTTCGGGACCCAGACAACCCAGGGAAGTACTTCGGTAGCCCTGAGCAATGGGATTTGGCCGAACAGGCGATTACCGAAGCTGCTCAAGAAAAAGGACTGGAGACAGTCACGGAATACGGAGAAGCTGCTTTCTACGGTCCTAAACTGGACTTCATGGTTCGCGATGCCCTCAGAAGAGAATGGCAATTGGGAACGATCCAGTTGGATTATCAGTTGCCAGATCGTTTTGAGCTGGAATACGTAGGAAGCGACAATGAAAAGCACCGTCCTGTGATGATCCACCGGGCGCCATTCGGATCTTTGGAACGATTTGTGGCGGTATTGATTGAGCATACTGCTGGAGACTTCCCATTGTGGTTGGCTCCGAGTCAGGCCATCATCTTGCCGATTGCAGAGGTATTCAATGACCACTGCTACGCCCTTCAAGAGCGTCTTCAGGCAGCTGGAATTCGCGTAGAAGTGGATGGCCGCAACGAGAAGGTAGGCAGAAAGATTCGAGATGCGGAGCTGAACAAGTATCCGTACATGCTGATTGTGGGCGAAAACGAAATGGCCGAAGGCGCTGTTTCTGTCCGCAAGCGAAAAGAAGGAGATTTGGGGGTCATGAAGGAAGCCGATTACATCGAGCATTTCCAGACCACCATTGCCGAGCAGCTCGCATAG
- the infC gene encoding translation initiation factor IF-3 translates to MAKRRRRAPRNMRVDTREHRINHEIRVPEVRLTGLGQYREELGEREDGVYATQDALRMANELNLDLVEVAAKAIPPVCRIVEYSKFRYEQKKREKANKAKQHTVVMKEIRFGPNTDEHDFQFKLRHAQKFLEEGNKLKAYVQFRGRNIIYKNRGRDMLDKFAEELDELAKIEMAPKMEGRRMIMIMAPRKGANT, encoded by the coding sequence TTGGCAAAAAGAAGAAGAAGAGCTCCCAGAAACATGCGGGTGGACACCCGCGAGCACCGAATCAATCACGAAATTCGCGTTCCTGAGGTCCGTTTGACCGGACTTGGCCAATACCGGGAAGAGCTCGGAGAAAGAGAAGATGGGGTATACGCTACACAGGATGCCCTCCGTATGGCCAATGAGCTAAACTTGGATTTGGTTGAAGTTGCAGCCAAAGCCATCCCTCCTGTCTGCCGGATTGTCGAGTATTCGAAATTCCGCTACGAGCAGAAAAAACGAGAAAAAGCCAACAAGGCCAAACAACATACCGTGGTCATGAAGGAAATCCGATTCGGTCCCAACACCGATGAGCACGATTTCCAGTTCAAACTCCGCCACGCCCAAAAATTCTTGGAAGAAGGCAACAAGCTCAAAGCTTATGTCCAGTTCCGTGGTCGTAACATCATCTACAAAAACCGCGGTCGCGACATGCTCGACAAATTTGCCGAGGAGTTGGACGAATTGGCCAAAATCGAAATGGCTCCCAAGATGGAAGGTCGCCGGATGATCATGATCATGGCACCTCGCAAAGGAGCTAATACCTGA
- a CDS encoding tetratricopeptide repeat protein encodes MQERIQKLIDMGRRSYEERAFEQATTKLSLALGMIQEEDPDRLLFDEAELAEVHVIRGTSMLEGDRGQAFEDPDLFHQIMEDYEAAIELVPDQLLYYNLRGRMYMNCTFEDFSEKAKEDFEHVLKHEKDNPIALKNLGELSSKLGEYEDAIRHYDRLIQAAPDPDAYFMRGMAHFRQRNPDYKAAAADFLQAQREMPTMAELYLFRSQCLVELGDVEGAIEEYDRLIEVDGSKAGYYVDRGVLKLEQSLEAAKADFDKALDLEAHPLAFNNRAWIHSQQGRYQEAILDAEAALDADGEHSIAYATLAEIYAAKGDRASFLEYLEQALTYYYEDPLEVLDEPAFAQFGDDPDFKQLVLSHLS; translated from the coding sequence ATGCAAGAGCGAATCCAAAAATTGATCGATATGGGCCGCCGCTCATACGAAGAGCGGGCTTTCGAGCAGGCCACCACCAAACTCAGTTTGGCACTCGGGATGATTCAGGAAGAAGATCCTGACCGATTGCTATTCGATGAAGCTGAATTGGCCGAGGTGCACGTCATCCGTGGTACTTCCATGTTGGAGGGCGATCGAGGGCAGGCATTCGAAGACCCAGACTTGTTCCACCAGATCATGGAGGATTACGAGGCAGCCATCGAGCTGGTCCCTGACCAACTGCTCTACTACAATCTTCGCGGCCGGATGTACATGAATTGCACCTTCGAGGATTTCTCGGAAAAAGCCAAGGAAGATTTCGAGCATGTCCTCAAGCACGAAAAGGACAATCCTATCGCCCTCAAAAACCTCGGGGAGCTCTCTAGCAAACTGGGAGAATATGAGGATGCGATCAGGCATTACGACCGCTTGATTCAAGCGGCACCCGATCCCGATGCCTACTTCATGCGGGGAATGGCCCATTTTCGTCAGCGAAATCCCGATTACAAAGCCGCCGCGGCTGATTTTCTCCAAGCACAGCGCGAAATGCCCACCATGGCGGAGCTGTATTTATTCCGTTCCCAATGCCTCGTAGAGCTGGGCGATGTCGAAGGTGCCATCGAGGAATATGATCGACTGATCGAGGTGGATGGTTCCAAAGCTGGATACTACGTGGATCGGGGAGTGTTGAAGTTGGAGCAGAGCCTAGAGGCGGCCAAGGCCGATTTTGACAAGGCATTGGATTTGGAAGCGCACCCATTGGCATTCAACAATCGCGCGTGGATTCACAGCCAGCAAGGTCGTTATCAGGAAGCGATTCTCGATGCTGAGGCAGCATTGGATGCCGACGGCGAGCATTCCATTGCCTACGCGACTTTGGCGGAGATTTATGCAGCAAAAGGAGATCGGGCATCTTTCCTCGAATATCTGGAGCAGGCATTGACGTATTATTACGAAGATCCGCTGGAGGTCCTCGATGAACCCGCATTTGCGCAATTCGGAGATGATCCCGATTTCAAGCAGTTGGTCCTGAGCCACCTTTCTTGA
- a CDS encoding RluA family pseudouridine synthase yields the protein MLPKLDPERDVLFEDNHLLIVNKPFGMLSQGDDTGDDSVVEWAKAYIKEKYNKPGNVYLGLIHRLDRPAGGALVLARTSKAAARVSKQFQGKEVQKIYHIVTEGVPKPAAGTLSHHIRKLPNKNIVRAHPKPVDGAKPAKLEYRVLSVNQGKALVEIRLITGRRHQIRAQMATKGTPVLGDVKYGASGFLPDQDIALLAREVSLVHPTQKEPLTVTAPWPDKDWWKGFQLD from the coding sequence ATGCTACCAAAACTGGACCCAGAACGGGACGTCTTATTCGAGGACAATCATTTGCTGATCGTGAACAAGCCATTTGGCATGTTGTCTCAAGGAGACGATACGGGAGACGATTCGGTAGTGGAATGGGCCAAGGCCTATATCAAGGAAAAATACAACAAGCCCGGGAATGTATATCTCGGGCTTATCCATCGGCTGGACCGACCCGCAGGGGGAGCTTTGGTCCTGGCCCGTACTTCCAAAGCAGCGGCGCGCGTCTCCAAGCAATTCCAAGGCAAGGAAGTCCAGAAAATCTACCATATCGTCACCGAAGGAGTGCCCAAACCTGCCGCAGGAACACTCTCTCATCATATCCGCAAACTCCCCAACAAGAATATTGTCCGGGCACATCCCAAACCTGTCGATGGCGCCAAACCCGCCAAATTGGAGTACCGAGTCTTGAGTGTGAATCAAGGCAAGGCGCTCGTGGAGATCAGGCTGATCACAGGTCGTAGGCATCAAATCCGCGCCCAAATGGCTACCAAGGGAACCCCAGTGCTGGGAGATGTGAAATACGGTGCTTCTGGGTTTTTGCCGGATCAGGATATCGCCTTGCTGGCTCGGGAGGTGAGCTTGGTCCATCCCACGCAGAAAGAACCTTTGACAGTGACCGCTCCTTGGCCGGACAAAGACTGGTGGAAGGGGTTTCAGCTAGACTGA
- the panB gene encoding 3-methyl-2-oxobutanoate hydroxymethyltransferase codes for MSTAKKSVKRVTTHVLRAMKEQGIKISMLTAYDYSMARIVDDAGIDVVLVGDSASNVIHGHETTLPITLDQMIDHASSVVRAVKRALIVVDLPFGHYQGDSKNALKSAIRIMKESGAHAIKMEGGEFIVDSVKRIVSAGIPVMGHLGLTPQSIYKFGTYTVRAKEEEEAKILLSDATKLEKAGCFAMVLEKIPRQLAREASERLYVPTIGIGAGNGCDGQVLVTHDMLGINKGFSPRFLRRYANLYDVMKGAVEHYIEDVKSGDFPKDEEAY; via the coding sequence ATGTCAACGGCGAAAAAATCGGTCAAACGGGTGACCACCCATGTGCTACGAGCCATGAAAGAGCAGGGAATCAAGATTTCCATGCTGACGGCTTATGATTATTCCATGGCCCGTATCGTGGATGATGCCGGTATCGATGTCGTCCTCGTAGGCGACTCCGCTTCCAATGTGATTCATGGTCATGAGACCACCCTCCCGATCACCTTGGATCAGATGATCGACCATGCCAGTTCTGTGGTTCGCGCTGTCAAGCGTGCCCTGATTGTGGTAGATCTCCCTTTTGGCCACTATCAAGGCGATTCCAAAAACGCTCTCAAAAGTGCTATCCGGATCATGAAAGAATCTGGAGCGCATGCCATCAAGATGGAAGGGGGAGAATTCATCGTGGATTCTGTGAAGCGAATTGTCTCTGCCGGAATTCCGGTCATGGGGCATTTGGGATTGACCCCGCAGTCGATCTACAAATTCGGCACGTACACCGTCCGCGCCAAAGAAGAAGAGGAAGCCAAAATCCTGCTCTCCGATGCCACCAAGCTCGAAAAAGCCGGGTGCTTTGCTATGGTCCTCGAAAAGATTCCTCGTCAATTGGCTCGTGAAGCCTCCGAAAGGCTCTATGTCCCCACCATCGGGATCGGCGCCGGCAATGGCTGTGATGGGCAAGTGCTGGTCACCCACGACATGCTGGGAATCAACAAGGGGTTCTCTCCGCGATTCCTGCGTAGATACGCCAATCTCTACGATGTCATGAAAGGCGCTGTCGAACACTATATCGAGGATGTGAAATCCGGCGATTTCCCCAAAGACGAGGAAGCGTATTAA
- a CDS encoding DUF4249 family protein, with translation MNRVFAVFSALIALATLQSCSTEFDLNAPPKDIWVVYGTLNPSADYQYIRVSQAFLTEGNALEYAKENDLSAPNLLVTLEGDGKTYTATQVDSVPKTPEDGLFYPYTTLYRFETTGNLALRAGKSYDLTVQQPDNPDFELTAETDIPEEVTLTGLNYTPNSTGRCLRVVEISGLYTLEFTKGRDVPGSAFEIRSWLKLTKNGEPVELSYGPTGSFTDDVRCSESGSVVCYQFRENEILQTFYTDLLPTDNDLIDFGVNEVNRCDDDIDELPIEFWFRVTAMDRNLYLYQLVNSPGFQDLNSVRNQYSNIEGEGDVITLGIFGSISTSERPADLGQCSRYLLKVNETERPTSPCSL, from the coding sequence ATGAACCGAGTTTTTGCTGTTTTTTCTGCCCTGATCGCGCTGGCTACCCTCCAAAGTTGTAGCACAGAATTCGACCTCAATGCCCCACCCAAGGATATTTGGGTCGTTTATGGCACGTTGAATCCCAGCGCCGACTATCAGTATATCCGAGTTTCCCAAGCATTCTTGACTGAAGGAAATGCCCTCGAATATGCTAAAGAGAATGACCTGAGCGCCCCGAATCTGCTCGTCACCCTCGAAGGGGATGGGAAAACCTACACCGCCACGCAAGTGGATAGTGTACCCAAAACTCCTGAGGACGGATTGTTCTATCCATATACCACACTGTATCGGTTCGAAACGACCGGAAATCTAGCGCTACGGGCTGGAAAGAGCTATGACCTCACCGTTCAGCAGCCGGACAACCCCGATTTCGAGCTGACGGCCGAAACGGATATTCCCGAGGAAGTTACCCTCACAGGCCTGAACTACACCCCCAATTCTACAGGACGATGCCTAAGAGTGGTGGAAATCTCCGGACTCTACACCCTGGAATTCACCAAGGGCCGAGATGTCCCCGGCTCTGCATTTGAAATTCGCTCTTGGCTCAAGTTGACCAAAAACGGTGAACCCGTCGAATTGAGCTATGGGCCTACTGGCTCCTTCACGGATGATGTGCGCTGTTCAGAGTCTGGTTCTGTCGTATGCTATCAATTTCGTGAAAACGAGATTTTGCAGACATTTTACACCGACTTATTACCTACCGACAATGACCTGATTGACTTTGGAGTCAACGAGGTGAATCGCTGTGATGACGACATCGATGAGCTGCCCATTGAGTTTTGGTTTCGGGTGACTGCCATGGACCGCAATCTCTATTTGTACCAATTGGTGAACAGCCCAGGCTTTCAAGATCTCAATTCAGTCCGCAATCAGTACTCCAATATTGAGGGCGAAGGAGATGTCATTACCTTGGGGATTTTCGGGTCCATC